The DNA region GCAACATCCTCCTGTTACAGACCACATTTTATAATTTACTATCAGTAGCCATACAAAAAAGACTAGAATTCCAAGAATCCAACAAACTCTCTCAAAACCAATAACCAAACTGGCCGTAAAATCGGCAATAAGCTTTATTCTTTGTGAACTCCCTATTTCTTCCCACCACTGCCACCCTACCACCGTTAACCCACCCCTAAAATTTTAGCGCCTCAGTTAAAGTTCAGatctaatataaaaaaataaacaaatagaGAACCGATGTGTGTGTGAAAGAGAGGTTGAATAAAACGcacactttatatatatatgtgtgtgttgccATATACTTATTATAATGTGTTTATATACTATCTATACATATTGTATAATTTTTATACACCTTATATACATTGTGTATACCTAAATATTGTGTATTCATGTTGTATTAACATGCATAAATATTGAATAACTTGTGCATATATGTTGTATTTCGTTTTTAGAAAAGGGAGGGAAAAATAGATAGagatgaaataaaatttcatgcTACTTCCATCTTCTCACACACACCCGCATTAGCAGAGAACTGCACTCAATGAATTTTACTATTTGTCCAAAATTGTTGTCTTTGTCACCAAATCTACCAAGGTTTACTACCACTTCAACAAAAGATTCGGCTAGCGTCCGAATCTTAGTattcttaaataatttttttggtttctttttaAAGAAAGATAAGTCGATGAGAGTCTCTAGCGAGGGAATAAGATAAATATAATTCTTTTGGGCTTTCTTTTTCTTCGCCCGTCTTTGTGGCATGTATTCAACTTCAATTAGTGGAAGTCATTGCTTGCCAAATTACTTATTTAGGTTATCCTCCACTATTTGTCATAACTGAAATTCAGGGGTgagattaaaaaatatatagtattgaaggatattttgggttgttgttgaaatttgaaccttgttttggaagaaaaaaagagaggagttTTTGACATAACTGACGTCTCCATCTTATCAAGTGAAGCTTCTTTGCAGTGTCTGAAGAATTTCAtagaaaatttatttcaaaataaaggTAAACTATAAATTACTAGTATTTCAGGTTTTGTAACATTGTGCTCACGCTCAAAATTAATTTAGTTATGTAAGAATATTTTGCACTAccagtacaagtgtacaacttAAGTGGTTATAccccaatattttttttttctttgtacaaCTTAAGTGGTCATAACTCCatattacttttctttttctgtttcgGCTTATCATATCAAGCTTGTAATGAAGTGGTTGGCATGATTAATATTAAACCTAAAAGAAATCATATTGATAGTTAAATATATCTTGGCCAAGGAAATTTACCCGTAGCGAATGACCTTGTTGGATGACTTCTGAATGATCCTTCGATAATATCTGATTAAATAATAAGAATAACTTAAATTTCGTTTCTTGTAAAAAGTAAAGATATGTTTAATAATATCTTTGAACATAAATTAGAACATTCGACATTGTCACTTATCTCAGAATCTAAGGCTTTttaacttaaaacataaaaaggaTTATCATCTAATAGCTCACAATTATTTGtcccaaaaaattgaagatatGTCGACGAAGATCGAACATGATGAAGATTAGCCTCCATTTGTTCGGCAAGAAAATTCTTAGCTAGGGCCTAGCAGTAATACCTTCATTCTCCAATTGCTTTCAAAATTCATGTGCCTCCGTTTTCACAAGAATATAATTGTATTGCTTTTCTGTAATTGATTGTCACCTTTTACCATGAATTAATTTTTAGATGAATTAGAACTATTTAATTCAATTGATAATAAAAATCATGTCGGTAAACAATTTGCCAAAAATGCATTTCTCaatgaaataaatttttattttgaagcATGACGATACTATAAACTACTTATCCGGAGAAAAGATATACGAAAATACAATATTGCGACATTCAAAATCAAGAATTTTTTCACGTTCTTATAAGCCGGTTATGAGTGAACTTATATATGATGAATGATTAAAgatgaatgaatatatatatatatatatatatatatatatatatatatatatatatatatatatagatgtgttaAAGAATAAATAAGGTTATAATAGTCAAAATGTCTTGTTTATTAGTAATAGTTCTAAAGAggcattaaataaaaataacaaaacaacTAAAATGGATGGAATGGGTACATCGGGTTAAGAAAATCTCTAAagacaaatatatagaaaacatTAGAAATATAAGAATagtattattaattatttaatgaaatcattcaaattaaattaattgcTTCCTACTCCTGCAAATCTTACCCTATCTTTATTTGACTTATGACATGCATAAATTATTGATAGTTGAATAATTCAACAATTACTTCATATCCTGCTTTTTCCTACAAATAATAGAGTTTTGATTAGCGGAGATACaaaaggaaaaatggaaatACTTTCAATTCATTGATTACCCAAAATAGAAATTGTCACCATTTACGGGTGAATACGCTCTTGTGAAAGAGTGTAGTGCAAACCCTAAAGTTAAGGGGGATATTTGACTTAATTACTTGAGTTGTTACatgaaaatattctttttttgcaaattttttttttgaaccaaaaataTATTAGAAAATCCATTCACCAATTACCAAATATTACAGTAGACTATGTTATTCTTACGTAACACAAAGGAACTAACACAACAACgtattaaaattaaaaggaaaaaagattaTACCTCATTTCCTATCACTCTGTGTCGCTCCACATAACATATTTGATATACGCCATTGTGTGTCCTCTAATATGTTTGATTATACCTCTTTGTATATCTGATCACTTCTGATGCAAATTTTTACTTCCAACCTTTTCCTATAAGATGCAAACAATGATAGAGGCTTGTGGGTTCTCTATTAGGAGTTATTCGAAAACGGTTTTGTCTTCAAACATATTAATGATAGCGAATGATTGTGACGTTATAAATGAGTACAAGAAACGGTTTTTCTTttggctctttttttttttccttttaaactATACTGCTAAGTAAAAGATAGGTGGGGAAAAAATTAAGAACCAATAAATTCAAATCTTGGCCACAGGTCGAGCGGGTTTGTCACACTTTTTATATATAGAATCTGCTTTtttatctatatataagttaaGCGATGagtacccaaaaaaaaagtttagttcATCAATAGGTCCCTGAACTTTTTTTTCCTCCCCAATGCTGCTCCCGTTTTTCCAATTCTTAAGAAGGTGGTCGTATATGCACAATTAAAAGAAGGCTGACTTGAAATGTACGATGTTATAAGTTAGGTGTTTAAGACTTAAGGGACCAAAAGCAACATACCAACTTCTAAACGTTCCCTTTCCCCGCGAAGTCATTGGCTTCAAAGTGCAAAAAATGAAGCTCGCGGTGAGTTTCTATTGCTTTTGTTTATGATTCTACTTGATacctaattcaattaattgGGAGGATAAATTTTTACATTGGAAATCACTAAATATGTTCCAGTTTGGTAATTATATTGAATTTTACTCTTAGATTTTTCTTGTTGACTGTTTTAATTTATCTGCATTCAAAAATCATTGTTAGGGATCATGTTCATGTGCTGTATACGACGATGTAGGAGTTTATTGAGATCACTCgggtatttttatttttaggtgAATGTTTTCTTTTGAAGTTCTGATACTCATAATAAGGAACTACTACGTACAAATATTTATATAACGTTAACAatcagtttcaaaaaaatatttatataacgTGAGAGCCTTGCTCTTTGAAATACTTTCTTATTCTCTCTGCTTTTGAATGCTCGTTTTTGGTTTAGAACCTACAAGTACAATCATCCAACTGGAAACCGCGTCGAAGCTCTGAAATTCATTGTTTCTAGTAGAAAATGCACCTGGATAGAGCGGCATGGTTGCAGTGAATCCATGCAGGACTGTAACTAATTTGGAATTGAGGCACATAGGCGAATctagaatttaaaatttgattGATTCAACCTtcagcctcttgcagaaatgcaaagCGAGAACGCGTACAATAGACCACTGTGGTCGCCTTCGATTTTGTAGCGTAAGCGGGCTTAGTGCAGGGGCGCGCTTTTTTTAACCTTCAAGATTTTTAATGATGAACTCATTGTACTTTTGAAATCACTGATTCAGATTTAATATCCTTTTAAAGTTTTTTCACGCGTCAAAAACACTtggtttggttaaaaaaataTTGCATCCTTTATTACATTCCTGGTTTTGGTTGAACCCGCAACACAAAGGCTGCATCTGCTACTATTGTCGCATAGTTCATTGTATAGTGGAAACACAATATTGCTTTCACAATTGCTCCTACGCGCATGTAGCCTACTTTCCTTTTAGTACGTTACAAGAATGTTAtatttctataattagaaacaatttaaccttaaaatttcctttttacccttaataaaatgatttaaagCCACAAAAATGTCTAAGGtgtgttttagaccacaagttttaaaagtctttctttctttcttagaCTTTTTGCCTAGTCAAGCGGTGCCACAAAaattggacggagggagtagtagttAATTTGAGGAAGTTATATAATGCATCTATGGATATTTTTGATAACGATAATGCTTACTTGGAAAGTTGTCTTACTAGGAGAAACTATTTCAAGTCTTCCTTCTCAGTGCTAACTGTGggtcatggaaaattaattatagATATTGGATGTACTGATACTACAATAAGGTCCTTAGTATGTGGTGCACGGTGCACCTGGTTTGTTGAGTGTTTGGATTTTGCTGTTATTGACTTGTCGCTGAGAAGTTGCTAGTATGTATCCAATAATAAAGGAATTCCTAATACAATAAGATTTCACATTCTGGAAAAACTTTTCTACTTTATTAAAAACTTGAATTGGTGAAAAGCTTTTCACTTTGCTTTTCTTGAGAAATTACAACTTTGTACAATGTGAAGTCTTGATCTTTTTATTCACCTTACTTTGGTGATGGTGGCTTGGTCTGAGAGGACTTACCAGTGATGGCTTTCTTCACCTTTGCAATTGAGTGCTTGACTTTTGATCCAACTCCTGACAATATGTTCTGATGTTTCTTCTGAGGAACTTTGATATCAGCATCTCTTGAGACTTCTACGATCACTGTATCATCAGAACCTGACCCTTCTCTTGTTTGTTGAATTCCTTCCTCCTCTTTGCCGTTGTCTTCTCTTTCATCATCaaaattttcctccatttttgaTCTCTGTTTTACTGATACATGGATAACGTCAGAAAGCGCGGCCTTAGCTTGTGGCTCTCTTGATCTGGATTCCCCTGGTGCTTCTTTTGAATCACATTCCACTTCTTTCTCGTTTTCGTGATTTTCCTGATGTTGTACTGTTTCAGCAGTTTCCTGCATGTGCTGGAGACTTCTGGCCGCTGCATCCAGTTGCACATGTGGGGTAATACTGTCTTTGGGCGTACCATTGACATCAGTGCTGCCTGTTCGAACAGTTTCCACCCAATCCGTTGTAAGTAGAGGATATGCTGCCTGCTCTTGTATCTGCTTAGTTACATTGCTTTCATTGCTCACCATGTTATCCATTGCTATCTCCTTTTCTGTAGCCTTAACGGATTTCAACGATGTGAAATGTTCTGTTATTTCTTCCCGTTCATCCCTTGCTTTTTCCTCTTGTTCACATCCTACTTGGGCACTTAGAGCATTTTCAGTTTTTACTTCTTCTTTCtgtgtttcttttgtttcattGCATTTTGTCATGGAACCTGCTGCTGATTCTTCAGGTTTCTTTTCAGCTGCTATTTCTTCATGTGTCTCTTTAACCACCGGTTCTTCAGGTGCTTCTTCCTCCGCTTGTTCTTTGGGTTTCTCCTCAATCTCTGGTTCTTTGGGTTTCTCCTCAACTTTTGATTCTTCGGGTTTTAGTTCAACTGCTGGTTCTTTGGGTGTTTCTTCAACTGCTTGTTCTTCAGTATTTTCTCCAAGTGCTGGTTCCTCAAGTTTTTCATCAACTGCTGGTTCTTTAGGTTTTTCTTTAACTGCTGGTTCTTTAGGTTTCTCCTCAACTGTTGGTTCCTCAAGTTTTTCATCAATTGCTGCTTCTTCAAgtttctcttcaacttttcgTTCTTCCGGTTTCTCTTGAACTGCTGGTTCTTGAGGTTTCTCTTCAACCGTTGGTTGTTCAGGTGTTTCTTTCGCCGCAGGTTCTTCAAGTGGCCCTTCAATCGCTGTTTCATCGAATTTCTCCTCAACCAGTGGTTCTTCCAGTTTCTCCTCAGCTTTTGGGTCTTCAAATTTCTCCCTAATGCCTGGTTCTTCCGGTTTCTCTTCAACTGTCCATTCCTCGGGTTTCTCTTCAACTGCTGAATCTTCAGGCCTTtcctcaacttcaacaacatCATTGCTGGTATTGCATGAAATTTCTCGATTCTCTTCAACTGGATGTTCAGATGTTTCTTCCACCGCAGGTTCTTCAGGTGTCCCGTCAACAGCTGGTTTGCCAGGTTTCTCCTCAACAGCTGGTTCTTCGAGTTTCTCCTTAATGGCTTGTTCTTCCGGTTTCTCTTCAACTGGCGATTCCTTGGGTTTCTCTTCAACTGCTGAATCTTCAGGTTTTTCCTCAACTTCAGCAACACTATCAGCCTTGTCGTTTGAATCTACAACTTGCATATTCTACAAAAAGAATTTAAAGTTTCAGTTGGTCTTTCAATATATAAGTAAATGTGAATTCCACACACATACAGAGCTAATAGGATGGATAAATTATTTAACCAAGTCTGCTAGGTCCTTTTCTATTAGCAATATCACTTGCCTTATTTTCTGTTCCTTTACTTGAATTTGCATTTACCTCAGATTTTGTGCTTCCTGAAGTTTCTTGCCTGATTACATCCTCTTGACTATTAATGTGCGCAGCTTCACCTTCAGAGAACATAGGTTTCTGCTTAATAGCTAGTTCTTCAGGTGTTTCTTCAACTGCTGGTTCTTCAGGTTTGTCTTCGACTGCTAGCTCTTTAGGCGTTTCCACCCTTGCTTGCTCTTCAAGTGTTTCTTCAACTGCTAGTCTTTGAGCTTTCTCCTTTATTACTGGTTCTTCAGGTTTATCCTCAACAATTGGTTCTTCAAGTTTTTCCTCAAGCATTGGCTCTGCAGGTTTTACCTCAACTGCTGGTTCTTCAGGTTTGTTCGTAATGCATGGAGTTTCATTGCCAGTCTTCCCATTTGAATCTACAACTGGCATATTCTGCAAGAACAAGTTAAAGTTTTACTTAGTCTTCTAATAGATAATCAGATGTGAATCATTGCACATACAAAACTGATAATATAGTTAAAATCTGTGATTGTACTTGATCCTCACCTCTTCCAACAAAGTTACCTTTTCAGGTTTCTCTTCGACTGCTAGTTTTTCAAGGTTCTTTTCAACTGCTAGATCTTTAGGTGTTTCTTCAACTGCTGGTTCTTCAGGTTTCTCTTCAGATGCTAGTTCTTCAGGTGTTTCTTTCCATGCTGGTCCTTCAACTACTGGTTCTTCAGATTTCTCTTCACTGTtggttcttcaagtttcttcaactACTGGTTCTTCAGATTTCTCTTCAACTGTTGGTTCTTCAAGTTTCTCCTGGACAATTGGTTCTTCAGGTTCTTTTTTCACTGCTGGTTCTTCAAGTTTCTCTTCCACTGCTAGTTCATCATCTTTTTCCTCAATTGCTGATTCTTCTGGTTTCTCTTCAATTACTtgttcatgattttcttcaacTACCGGTTCTTCAGCTTTATCTTCAACTCTTGGATAATCAACAACATCAGTGTTGGAATTGCCTGGAATTCCACTGTCAATCTTGTCCTTTGAGTCTATAATTGGCATACTCTGcaagaaaatttgaagtttgaattaATCTTTCAATAGATTAGCATATGTGAGTTTGTTGCACATTTAAAACTATTAGGATGGATAGACTTTGTGATAGTGTTTAATCCTAACCTTCTCTAGGAGAGCTTCCGTATCTGGTTTCTCCTCTTCAAGTGCTAGTTCTTCAGGTATTTCCTTGCCTGCTAGCTTTTCAGCTGTTTCTTTAGCTGttagttcttcaagtttctctTCAACCACTGGTTCTTGAGGTTTCTCCTCAACTAGTTCTTCAGATTTCTCCTCAACTGGTGGTTCTTCAGGTTTCTCCTCAGCTGCTGGTACACCAAGTTTCTCTTCAATAACTGGTTCTTCAGGTTTTTCTACAACGGCTGGTTCTTCAGGTTTTTTCTCAACTTTTGGAAAGTGAGGAGCATCATTGTTGGTACTGCATGGAATTTCACTGTCTGTTTTGTCCTCCGAGTCTAGAACTAGCATATTCTGCAGGAAGAATTTCAAGAATCACTTAGTCTTTCAGTGGATAAGTAGATGTAAATCGTTGCACATACATAACTAATAGGATGGATAAAATTTGTAAGAGTGCTTGACCCTCACCTTTTCCAAAAGAGTTACCTTTTCAAGTACTGGTTCTTCAGGTTTCTCTTCAAATGCTAGGtcattaggtgtttcttcccgTGATGGTTCTTCAGGTGTTTCTTTAGTTATTGATTTTTCAGATTTCTCCTCAACTGTTGGTTCTTCAAATTTCTCCTCCGCCGATTGTTCTTCAAGTGTCTCCTCCACTGTTGGTTTTTCAGGTTTCTCTTCAACTGTCGGTTCTTCAGGTTTTTTCTTAACCTTTGGTTCTTCAGGCTTCTCCATAACTGCTGATTCTTCATGTTCTTTTTCAACTATTGGCTCTTGAGGTTTTCCCTCAACTGATGCATAGTCAGCAATATCAGTGTTGGTATTGCATGGAATTGTATTGTCTCTCTTGTCCTTTGAGTCTACAATTGGCAAATTCTgcaagaaaatttaaagtttcaTGTAGTTGTTCATTAGAAAAACAGATGTAATTTGTTGCGCATACAAAGCTAATATAAGGTATAAACTTTGTGACGATGTTTAATCCTCACCTTCTCCAGAAGAACTTCCGTTTCAGGTTTCTCCCCTCCAATTGCTGGGTTTTCATATTTCTCTTCGACAACTAGTTCTTCAGGTGTCTCTTCAACCGTTGGTTCTTCAGGTTTCTCTTCAAGTGCTAGGTCTTCAGGTGTTTCCTCCTCTGCTAGCTCTTTAGGTGTTTCTTTAGCTGCTGGTTTTTCAGATTTCTCTTCAGCTGCCAGTTCTTGAGGTTTCTCTTCAACTGGTACTTCAGATTTCTCCTCAACCGTTGGTCCTTCAGGTTTCTCCTTAATCGCTGATAAATCAGGTTTCTCTTCAATACCCGGTTCTTCAAGTTTTTCGTCAACTGCTGATTCTTCACGATTTTCCTCAACTTCTGGAAAGTGAGCAGCATCATTATTGGTATCACATGGAATTTCACTGCCAGCTTTTTCGTTCGAGTCTACACCTAGCATATTCTGCAAAATAATTTAAAGTTTCACTTAGTCTTTCAATAAAGAAGCAGATGTGAATCATTGCACATAATAACTAATAGGATGGATAAACTTTGTGGCAGTGCTTGACCCTCACCTTTTCCAAAGGAGTTACCTTTTTAGGTTTCTCCTCTTCAATTGCTGGTTCTTCAGGTGTCTTTTCAACCATTGGTTCTTCAAGTTTCTCTTCAAGTGCTAGTTCTTCATGTGTTTCCTCCCCTGCTAGCTTTTCAGGTGTTTCTTTAGCTACAGGTTCTTCAGCTTTCTCTTCGGCCATTGGTTCTTGAGGTTTCTCCTCAACTGATTCTTCAGATTTCACCTCAACTGCTGGTTCTTCAGGTTTTCCCTTAATTGCAGGCACATCAAGTTTCTCTTCAATAACTGGTTCTTCAGGTTTTCCTACAACTGCTGGTTCTTCAGGGGTTCTCTCAACTTCTTGAAAGTGAGCAGCATCATTGTTGGTATTGCATggaatttcatttccaattttGTAATTCGAGTCTACAACTCGCATATTCTGCAAAAGAATATAAAGTTTCAGTTAGTCTTTCAATAAAGAAGAAATTGTGCATCATTGCACATACATAACAAATAGGATGGATAAACTTTGTGACGGTGCTTGACCATCACCTTTTCCAAAAGAGTTACCTTTTCAAGTTTCTCCTCTTCGACTGCTGGTTCTTCAGGTTTATCTTCAAATGTTAGTTCATTTGGTGCTTCTGCAATTACTGTTTTTTCAGGTTTCTCTTCAACTGTTGGTTCTTCGAATGTTTCCTCAACTGATGGCTCTTCAAGATTCTCTCCCATTGCTGGTTTTTCAGATTTCTCTTCAATTGCTGGTTCTTCGGGTTGTTTCTCAACCGCTGGTTCTTCATGCTTTTCCGTAACCACTGATTCTTCAGATTTCTCTTTAATTGCTGGTTCTTCATGTTTTTTTTCAACTATTGCTTCTTCAGGTTTTTCCTCAACTGATGCATAGTCAGCAGTATCATTGTTGGTATTGCATGGAATTGCATTGTTTGTTTTTCCCTTGGAGTCTACAATTGGCAAATTCTGCAAGAAAATTTAATGTTTCATTTAGTCTTTCAATAGATAAACAGACGTAAATTCATTGCACATTTAAAGCTAATTTGATGGATAAAGTTTATGAAAGGTTTAATCTTCACCTTCTCCTGAAGAGCATCTGTATCAGGTTTCTCCTCTTCAATTTCTagtttttcatctttctcttcaACAACTAGTTCTTCAGGTATCTCTTCAACCGTTGGTTCTTTAGGTTTCTCTTCAAGTGCTAGCTCTTCAGGTGTTTCCTCCCCTGCTAGCTCTTCAGGTTTCTCTTCAGCCACTGGTTCTTGGGGTTTCTCCTCAACTGGTACTTTAGATTTATCATCAACCATTGGTTCTTTAGATTTCTCCTTAATCGCTGGTACATCAGATTTTTCTTCAATAACtagttcttcaagtttttcttcaACTGCTGATTTTTGAAGGTTTCCGACAACTTCTAGAAAGTGAGCATCATCATTATTGGTATTGCATGAAATTTCACTACCAGTTTTGTCGTTTGAGTCTGCAACTAGCACATTctgcaaaaaaatttaaagttttagTCTTTTACTAAAGTAGCAGAATGTGGATCATTGCACATACACCTAATAGGATGAATAAAATTTGTGACAATGCTTGACCCTcactttttcaaaaaagatgTAAATTCGTTGCACATATAAAGCTAATATGATGGATAAACTTTGTGACCGTTTTTAATCCTCACCTTCTCCTGAAGATCTTCCGTTTCAGGTTTCTCCTTTTCAATTGCTggtttttcatctttctcttcaACAACCATTGGTTCTTTGGGTTTCTTTTCAAGTGCTAGTTCTTCAGGTGTATCCTCCCCTGCGAGCTCTTTAGGGTTTTCTTCAGCTGCTGATTCTTCAAGTGTCTCCTCAACCGCTGGTTCTTCAAGTTTC from Lycium ferocissimum isolate CSIRO_LF1 chromosome 2, AGI_CSIRO_Lferr_CH_V1, whole genome shotgun sequence includes:
- the LOC132047239 gene encoding uncharacterized protein LOC132047239 — encoded protein: MPVVDSNGKTGNETPCITNKPEEPAVEVKPAEPMLEEKLEEPIVEDKPEEPVIKEKAQRLAVEETLEEQARVETPKELAVEDKPEEPAVEETPEELAIKQKPMFSEGEAAHINSQEDVIRQETSGSTKSENMQVVDSNDKADSVAEVEEKPEDSAVEEKPKESPVEEKPEEQAIKEKLEEPAVEEKPGKPAVDGTPEEPAVEETSEHPVEENREISCNTSNDVVEVEERPEDSAVEEKPEEWTVEEKPEEPGIREKFEDPKAEEKLEEPLVEEKFDETAIEGPLEEPAAKETPEQPTVEEKPQEPAVQEKPEERKVEEKLEEAAIDEKLEEPTVEEKPKEPAVKEKPKEPAVDEKLEEPALGENTEEQAVEETPKEPAVELKPEESKVEEKPKEPEIEEKPKEQAEEEAPEEPVVKETHEEIAAEKKPEESAAGSMTKCNETKETQKEEVKTENALSAQVGCEQEEKARDEREEITEHFTSLKSVKATEKEIAMDNMVSNESNVTKQIQEQAAYPLLTTDWVETVRTGSTDVNGTPKDSITPHVQLDAAARSLQHMQETAETVQHQENHENEKEVECDSKEAPGESRSREPQAKAALSDVIHVSVKQRSKMEENFDDEREDNGKEEEGIQQTREGSGSDDTVIVEVSRDADIKVPQKKHQNILSGVGSKVKHSIAKVKKAITGKSSQTKPPSPK